The following coding sequences are from one Desulfatibacillum aliphaticivorans DSM 15576 window:
- a CDS encoding DUF4198 domain-containing protein translates to MKKSLALLATFFCITIAAPALAHFQMIYTPESALDKGKEIPLKMVFTHPFEAGHTMDMGIPEEFYVVRKEKKKDLKDTLKPITWKSLTNSGKAFESSYKLRGMGDNVFVLVPAPYYEAEEDIYIQQITKMVVNTGGFPTDWDAELGLPAEIVALDKPYALWTGNVFRGVVMGGGKPVPYAEIEVEYLNHNPNMVKNAFDAAAAAEAPQDSFVTMGIKANANGEFSFGLPKSGWWGFCALGAGAQDKHEGKELSQDAVIWVQVRDMK, encoded by the coding sequence ATGAAGAAATCCTTGGCCCTGTTGGCGACCTTTTTTTGCATCACAATAGCCGCCCCCGCGCTTGCGCATTTTCAAATGATCTACACCCCGGAATCCGCTCTGGACAAAGGCAAGGAAATTCCCTTGAAAATGGTCTTCACCCATCCCTTTGAAGCGGGACACACCATGGACATGGGAATTCCGGAGGAGTTTTACGTGGTCCGCAAGGAAAAGAAAAAGGACCTTAAGGATACGCTCAAGCCCATCACCTGGAAAAGCCTGACCAACAGCGGTAAGGCCTTTGAGTCCTCATACAAGCTGCGGGGCATGGGCGATAACGTGTTCGTGCTGGTTCCCGCTCCTTATTACGAAGCCGAAGAGGACATTTACATCCAGCAGATTACCAAGATGGTCGTGAACACCGGCGGCTTCCCCACGGATTGGGACGCCGAACTGGGCCTGCCCGCTGAAATCGTTGCCCTGGACAAACCCTACGCCCTGTGGACCGGCAACGTGTTCCGCGGCGTGGTCATGGGCGGCGGAAAGCCCGTTCCGTACGCGGAAATCGAAGTGGAATACCTTAACCATAATCCCAACATGGTTAAGAACGCCTTTGACGCCGCTGCGGCCGCGGAAGCCCCCCAGGACTCCTTTGTGACCATGGGCATTAAAGCCAATGCCAACGGCGAGTTTTCCTTTGGCCTGCCCAAGTCCGGTTGGTGGGGATTCTGCGCTCTGGGCGCGGGCGCCCAGGATAAGCACGAAGGCAAGGAACTCTCCCAGGACGCCGTCATCTGGGTGCAGGTTAGGGATATGAAATAG
- a CDS encoding DUF1007 family protein: MPRFFKLYNKAAAGLVIACLFLLPPQVRAHPHVFVENKIEIVFDEAGLAGFQSTWVFDEMFTIVILEDMLEISDYAMMPEHVPMIKEQAFDHLKEHGYFTEITINRKPFKVQFVKDFNASLDGEKLVYEFFIPCHVKAIAGWKTVTIAQYDPTFYSALTFAEDPISLTKKEQFQVEHKTEVNQDKSYYFGMLHPWETEIRFKLKE, encoded by the coding sequence ATGCCACGTTTTTTCAAGCTGTATAACAAAGCAGCCGCAGGATTAGTCATTGCATGCCTGTTTTTGCTTCCGCCCCAGGTCCGCGCCCATCCCCATGTGTTTGTGGAAAACAAGATAGAGATTGTCTTTGATGAGGCAGGATTGGCCGGTTTTCAGTCTACCTGGGTGTTTGACGAGATGTTCACCATCGTCATCCTGGAAGATATGCTGGAAATTTCGGATTACGCCATGATGCCCGAACACGTTCCTATGATCAAGGAACAGGCTTTCGACCATCTCAAGGAGCACGGGTATTTTACCGAAATCACCATCAACAGGAAGCCTTTTAAGGTGCAGTTCGTCAAGGATTTCAACGCCAGCCTGGACGGCGAAAAACTGGTTTACGAGTTTTTCATACCCTGTCATGTTAAGGCCATTGCGGGTTGGAAGACAGTCACCATCGCCCAATACGACCCCACCTTTTACTCCGCCCTCACCTTTGCGGAAGATCCCATTTCGTTGACTAAAAAGGAGCAATTCCAGGTTGAGCACAAAACAGAAGTCAATCAGGACAAATCCTATTACTTCGGCATGCTTCACCCCTGGGAAACGGAAATCCGTTTCAAGTTGAAAGAATGA
- a CDS encoding FeoB-associated Cys-rich membrane protein, whose product MDAIIVGILVLVSVWYLYRRFSAAFKNKEPGCCCGCDSCPANLPGRGEHEKCDALCLEDDSEKGE is encoded by the coding sequence ATGGACGCAATTATAGTAGGAATCTTAGTGCTGGTCTCGGTCTGGTATCTTTACAGACGATTCAGCGCCGCCTTTAAGAACAAAGAGCCGGGCTGCTGCTGCGGCTGCGATTCGTGTCCGGCAAACCTGCCCGGCCGCGGCGAGCACGAAAAATGCGACGCTCTATGTTTGGAAGACGATTCTGAAAAGGGCGAATGA
- a CDS encoding nickel/cobalt transporter: MNFKKYNIFLILLVIIGLQFAGQTAVQAENPFFKPHSDQAPQEKQTPETTSKQSKSRLSYPFLDKIIVIQAGLNQKISGLVREARDQRSAAPLLPLLAITFLYGILHAAGPGHGKAVAGSYILTQRQGVGRVIALGALIAFFHGMSGILIVFAARFILETGVSQSMDQTSHVVQLVSYGALVVLGAVLFVSGLLKIRKGRDAGEEDSVQTEQGAYSNASLSWKRIFSVAFFMGMVPCPGVVFVMLFCLSMGMLWLGVILSFTQILGMAITIACVVLIGHFGKKSLAATAGRFASADRIFVFVELLGAFMLTSLGTLLFLAALHS; this comes from the coding sequence ATGAATTTTAAAAAATATAATATCTTTTTAATATTATTAGTTATTATTGGATTGCAGTTTGCGGGGCAAACGGCGGTTCAGGCCGAAAACCCGTTTTTTAAACCCCACTCAGATCAGGCTCCCCAGGAAAAGCAGACGCCTGAAACAACATCAAAGCAATCGAAGTCGCGGCTAAGCTACCCCTTTTTAGATAAAATTATAGTCATCCAGGCTGGTTTAAACCAAAAAATTTCCGGCCTGGTCAGGGAGGCCAGGGACCAAAGGTCCGCCGCGCCCTTGCTTCCTTTGTTGGCTATAACCTTTTTGTACGGGATTCTGCACGCCGCCGGGCCAGGTCACGGAAAAGCCGTGGCAGGCTCCTACATTCTCACCCAAAGGCAAGGCGTGGGAAGGGTGATCGCCCTGGGCGCCCTGATAGCTTTTTTTCACGGGATGTCGGGCATCCTGATCGTGTTTGCCGCACGATTTATCCTGGAAACCGGCGTCTCCCAATCCATGGATCAAACCAGCCATGTGGTTCAGTTGGTCAGCTATGGCGCCCTGGTCGTCCTGGGCGCCGTCCTTTTTGTAAGCGGGTTGCTTAAGATCAGGAAAGGACGGGACGCCGGGGAGGAAGACTCCGTGCAGACGGAGCAGGGTGCTTATTCCAACGCATCCCTTTCCTGGAAAAGGATATTTTCCGTTGCTTTTTTCATGGGAATGGTCCCGTGCCCGGGCGTGGTTTTCGTCATGCTGTTTTGTTTGTCCATGGGCATGCTGTGGCTGGGCGTCATCCTATCATTCACCCAGATTCTGGGCATGGCCATTACCATTGCTTGCGTGGTGCTAATTGGGCACTTCGGGAAAAAAAGCCTGGCCGCGACCGCAGGGCGCTTCGCCTCAGCGGATAGAATATTTGTTTTTGTGGAACTGCTCGGGGCCTTTATGCTGACCTCGCTGGGAACGCTGCTGTTCCTGGCGGCTCTGCATTCCTGA